A window of Daucus carota subsp. sativus chromosome 2, DH1 v3.0, whole genome shotgun sequence genomic DNA:
CTGTGTGGGTGAACGCGTGATGGCTGGTAGATCACAACCCACAGGTCACGCTAGATGTAAGTTCGCTGGTTTTTCctggatttattttaatttttctagaTTAATTTTAGCTATTTTAGCATGAATATTAGTAAGCTAAACTAAATATTATTTAGTTTTACTAACTTTctaaatacattattttttgtaaaaatatgtttttaaattaaaaaaaattgtcaaaatatgttgtttttttttttgtgaaaataagGAATTGCATCCCGCAGCCATTCTCGCAATCAAAATCAACTTAAaatccaattttaaaatattaaaaaaaaagatttaaaaacttTTTGACGAGTTCACTGTAATTTGCAGTTAATTATATTTACGTTGcaaattacaatttttttgaaagaaagatagtaaaattgtaaaaaaaattctaaaataatactccctccgtccccctgaattatatacattgggggatggggacgcggcacggattttaatgctactataacttatttttaagatttttttttctaaataaaagtttaaatgttatatttttattcagaaaaaaaaatcaaaaataagttatagatcTATATTTTACAAtagcattgaagtgcgtgtcgagcagtgaaaaaaaacgtatagaattaaatgtgacaaagggagtaatatttttgaaaaatatttaaaatttattttacaagtcaatccatatccgaTCCACTCGGATCatggataatcggatcggagccccgatccactaaaaattatgaaatatattttttcaccgtgAACAATGTTTGAACTTCCatacaaaaaaaaagtgatattttctagctatattaattcataaactttagtgtaatatgtaaaaaaaactaataaagcagtatttaataaaaactttgttggttgttcttataaaaacttcaacatagaatttatcaagtaaatagaaaattaataaataagttgcttaatacttttggaggaagcaaattatgatttgctcctctattaataaggattaaaatcgataaatatgTCTTAAATACAGAACCAGGTGATTGAGGAGGTTTTAAGTGGAAGAGTTAGCTCCTGTGTTTATACTTACTCTACATAAAAGAAGATtgattattagattaaccgGATAACAAGAGTGAGAGCCATGTCAAGAATTAGGAGCGGCTGATCGATTATAAGAAGATATGATCTAGAGTTTTGTCttgtatttttagaaatttttattttgtatgtaatatattaataataatatattatattataatacaatataatatataatatataatatataatatagttaagcatgaatcggatcggatcgttaacagattggatttgaccatatccatatccattctttatcggaccggattattatcggatcggattattagcagatcggatttttttaataaggatccatatccatttatttaaccacggatcggatcgggtcggatcggatatccgatccatttacaggcctaCCCAAGATGCTTAAACTACTCCCTCAGACTCTTGTATGATTTGTTTCAAAATCTCCACCACCTCAATCATTGTTGGCCGATCTTTCGGGTTCTTGAGCATGCAGCTATCAGCCAATTTTGCCATTTGCCTAGCTGCATTCAGAGAGTAGTGATCGCTGATTCGGGGTTCAATGATCCTGCTAAACCTCTTGCTGTCATAGGGGAATTGTTTCACCCATTCCAGAAGCTTCTGTTCATCGCGTGGTCTATATTTTTCCAACACTCTTCTACCAGTGAGAATCTCGTAGAGCACGACTCCAAAACTCCACACGTCACAATATTTACCAAGGCGGCCAGTGTCAATGTATTCTGGAGCAGCGTAACCATAAGTGCCAACAGGCTGAATAAGTAGATTATTGTTAGAACAATGACAAGGCACAACATAATATCTTGCAAAGATAGATATCCATGCACTAAATGTGTCGAATGTGATTTTTACTTACTGCTGTGGATACATGAGATCTGCTCCCAGTAGGGCCTTCCCTGGCAAGACCAAAGTCTGAAAGTTTAGGCTTGAACTCCCCGTCCAAGAGCACATTGGATGATTTAAAATCTCGATATATTACCTTCcaaatttagcaaaaaagaaCACAGTTAAGCAATCTGTATGCCAGTAGGCTGTTAATCACATCTAAAAAACCTAATaataatgttatatatattccACTTGTCTATGGCTACTCAATAGCTAGTATAGATTTATACCGGGACATCCAATCCATTGTGGAGATAAGCCAAGCCTTCAGCCGCGCCTAGCATAATTCGTAATCTTCTTTCCCAAGAAAGAGGTGGCAAAGCGCTGCTAAAAATGTGAGCTTCCAGGCTGTTCTGTGGCATGTACTCGTACACCAATAACCGTTGAATCCCTGTTTGTCCATCTTCAGAACAGTATCCTAAAAGCTTTACCAGGTTCGGGTGATCCACAATTCCAAGAAAATGGACCTCCTTAAGCCATTCTTTATGCCCCTGCATCGAAATAGAAAATTACTTAAAAAAACAAGTTACAACTAGAGTAACAAAGGGAATCAGAACcaatattataaactttaatGTGGCGACAGGTTAAAATCCAACACCACAGGGAGCAGTGCGCTACCATAATTCCAtgaaatttaatcaaaattgtCAATAATATATGGTTAATGAGCTCAACGGGAATCAAAACCTTAAACCATGTGTTGGTCTTTGAATTAGTAATTTTTTGGATGTGGATGGAATGGAACCTCAATCCCACTTGATGGGTAAATCATTCCTTATTTCCTTACACACCCTTGGATACCATTCCCATTCCCACCCACGATCCAAACGCTCCCTAAATTTTCTGGTGAAAAGCTTGTTCTTTAAGATATTATCATTGACAAGTTACCTGAAATGGCCGGTCATTAGCTATAGTCGTTTACATTTTTCAAATTGAGATTTCAGAGAAAactaatataacaaaattagCCCACAAACCTATGAAATTATGCCTGGTAAACTCAAATAAACCACAACACTATGACAAAATTGtagataacatatataaatcatcAGCATATAAAGAATCATGAAGAACGTATAATATCCAAACTGTCCAGCAAAAAATACCTGCAATCCATCCTTTTTAAGCATTTTAATAGCAACCACACAGGGATCACCCACTCCATCTGCAAGCCTGATAGAACCTTTATAAACACTTCCGAAACCACCCTCTCCAATCTTTAACAACCTGTTAAAATTCTTGGTTGCTTCTCTGAGTTCTTCAAAAGAGAACACTCTTAAATTGTGTTCTTTCTCTTTGTACATATCAAGAACACTCCTTGGCGATGACACAACACTTTTGGGCTTCACTATTCCGTTATCACATGGCAAATTCTCTGGTTTTTTATCTTTCTTGAACATGTAAAAACACTTCATACTTGTAAATAACCGATTAAATTTCTTCTTCGAATGAAATTTATGTCAAGATTTTGAGAGCTAAAATGTGCTATAACTCAGAAGTAGAGAATTGACTTGGATGGGGGGCCAAGAAAATGTAAGGTAAGGACATGAAGAAGCCCATGCCTATCTTTAGAAAAAGAAAGAGCGTAAAGAAATAGAAACCCAGGTGGGAAATAACGAAGAAAGCAGTGTTGAAAATTTATGTAACACTGACGACCAGTCACCACAGGCGGCTATTATATTTGGAGCAGTATTTGGAGTCAtcccaatttatttgttaatatcAAGTGACGAGATttgcttataaaaaaaaaaaagtggcgagattttttatctttttatttttaaaatatatatttaattaatttggcAACCAAGTATTCAGAACTAAAcgagaataatatttttcttatatttttgcTTATATATTTGTTAGGTATTTGCATATCTTTTCAGAAATCATAATTATTGTAATTATTAAATGAAGGATTTCATACAAGTGTGTCAATGTTCTAGATACTTCAAGACTTTGAGTCTTTCAGTCTACGCCTGTCAGAATCTGCTGTACACATGAATCACTTCTCATAGGTTACTAAGTCAAACAAATTAgctcttactccctccgtccccctcaattgtttacattggaggtgGACACGAAAACCAagacaatatatgaaaaatgagtaaagttagatgaaaagtgggtaaagtggtgggacctatcaatatttaataatagatttgagatagtggaggaaagtagtgggtgtaatagtagtttttattgttaaatatgagatagtgggggaagatagtgggtgtaatgatgagaaaaacttactatttatagtaatgtaaagaaatgagaaggacatccaaaatagtactccctccgtcccatttagatgtatacatttgtatcgggcacggagactaagaaaagtatataaagtaatgtaaagtaataagaaagagaaagaaaagtaggtaaagtggtgggacccattaatatttaagtgatagatttaGAAAAGTAGATGAAATTAGTGGGTgagtgggatttttatattataaaaatttactattttaggaaagttttgaaatgtatagaattgaatgtgacatccgaaaaggaaagtgtatagaaatcagagggacggagggagtaactgtaaacaaatgagagggatagAGAGAGTACAAATTTGCAACTAGAAAATGAATCTAACAAGTGTCAATTCTAAgaaacatgttatatattaaatattaaatatacagaAGATACATTATAATTACACAACTTCAGTCGAGAATCAAAAGGATGGCATGTTCACTTGTAGACCCGGCCATTCGGGCGGGCCGgggcggttcgggccggttcagaCGGTTTTCGAACCGTCACAGGTGGAACCGTAACCGGCCCGTCTAGGTTGGCGGTCCGGTCCGTGCCGGGCCGGGCTGAAGAAATTGAAAACCGAAACCGTATAATACGGATTCTACGGGTTTGATGGGCTACGCGGGTTAACGGTTCAAGCGGTTCACGGTTTAAACGGTTCAAGTGCGATGGTTCTGCAGTACAATTAATGCAGGTCACACGGGTCACGGTTAGGCGGGCTGCCACGGTTCAAGCGGGTTAAATTACATGAGCTGTGGAGTTGTGGACCCTCACGTTGCAGTCTCGGCGTATTATAGAAAACAAAAGATCAATCTAGCCCCATGACGCTCAAATTTACCTTCAAATCTTTATCAGGTCCCCATTGAAGTATGTACATACTACcacttgatatttatttttatttttatttatagtaacatatttaaattttaataattcttaaattttataaattcgaTAACAAAGTTTTATATgactaatttttaataaattgtaaactaataaataattttttagtaataaataataaaatggtAAAAAGAGGGCGGCActttttatagattttatatattaaaaaaagatattacaAATAATGTGAGAGGACTCTTCTCtaaaataatagaaatatattatttttattatatttcaagaATGGCAAAGTTCTAGTTATTGTAACAATAAATagaaatatactattttattatatttctattatGAAATAACTTTGTAACAATTATAttctctttttttaaaaaattaatttttgaagtaatttttgaaaataattatattctaCCTTAAAAAGCGAAAAGAGAGTTTCTGTGGGAAGTTCTTACTCCCTAGCATCCTGACACGTGCATAATATGTCCACAGGCCACAAACATATTTGTAATAGGATGACAGTTGGAGCAGGTGAACTACTTAGAGACGGTTCACGGTTCTGACGGGCTGGCGCGGGCTGGATGAACCTCGGTTCATGCGGGTCGCGGTTTGACGCGGGTTGAAACGGTTTTGGCGTGCCGGTTTGTACGGTTTGCGAATCGAAGATCTTGGACCCGTAACCGGCTCGTCGTCAACCACGGTTCGTGCCGGTTCGTGCCGGTTTCGAACCGGAACGTGAAAAGGCGGGCTAAataacggttcggttcggttcgggccGAGCCAAACCGCCCGAATGGCCGGCTCTATTCACTTGTAGGATCATGGACAGACTACTAATAAAGGTTGTCTTAGTTTTGAAAATTTCGGGATCATCCTTTTAAAA
This region includes:
- the LOC108206304 gene encoding probable serine/threonine-protein kinase PBL19 — protein: MKCFYMFKKDKKPENLPCDNGIVKPKSVVSSPRSVLDMYKEKEHNLRVFSFEELREATKNFNRLLKIGEGGFGSVYKGSIRLADGVGDPCVVAIKMLKKDGLQGHKEWLKEVHFLGIVDHPNLVKLLGYCSEDGQTGIQRLLVYEYMPQNSLEAHIFSSALPPLSWERRLRIMLGAAEGLAYLHNGLDVPVIYRDFKSSNVLLDGEFKPKLSDFGLAREGPTGSRSHVSTAPVGTYGYAAPEYIDTGRLGKYCDVWSFGVVLYEILTGRRVLEKYRPRDEQKLLEWVKQFPYDSKRFSRIIEPRISDHYSLNAARQMAKLADSCMLKNPKDRPTMIEVVEILKQIIQESEGVV